One window of the Rhodococcus sovatensis genome contains the following:
- a CDS encoding GNAT family N-acetyltransferase has protein sequence MTDSSWSIALVSEEGWTSFRDLRLEMLADSPKAFVETLSSAHQQSETDWRRRASKANSDGHCGFVAVDACGRWIGIMRSTVEDGRLFLLGVYVSPVWRSSGIADALLAHVEEWAKTRGHEALTLEVHEDNLRAQAFYRRQGFEPTGETVPYPLAEDELEVVMTKSLAERSRPTRR, from the coding sequence GTGACGGATTCCTCCTGGTCCATTGCCCTCGTGTCCGAGGAGGGTTGGACATCGTTCCGCGATCTTAGACTCGAAATGCTGGCCGACTCCCCGAAGGCTTTCGTCGAGACCTTGTCGTCGGCGCACCAGCAGTCCGAGACCGACTGGCGCCGCCGGGCTTCGAAAGCGAATTCGGATGGACACTGTGGATTCGTTGCCGTCGATGCCTGCGGCCGATGGATAGGAATCATGCGCTCGACGGTCGAGGATGGCCGTCTCTTCCTGCTCGGTGTGTACGTGTCGCCGGTGTGGCGTTCGTCCGGAATCGCCGATGCCCTGCTCGCGCACGTCGAGGAGTGGGCAAAGACTCGCGGCCACGAAGCCTTGACGTTGGAGGTTCACGAGGACAACCTGCGGGCGCAGGCGTTCTATCGCCGGCAAGGTTTCGAACCGACCGGCGAGACCGTGCCTTACCCGCTGGCGGAGGATGAACTCGAAGTCGTCATGACCAAATCCCTTGCGGAGCGGTCGCGGCCAACGCGTCGATGA
- a CDS encoding YciI family protein — protein sequence MRYTLVLNNAEPAEGEIDAEVITQMQEAFGVYGRALQSAGVLVAAEVLASASATKTVTLRTGALQIQDGPFADSKEGVAGVFVIDVPDEDAALMWAERCPGAQFGVVEVRAAATSFVNGSWT from the coding sequence ATGAGATACACACTCGTACTCAACAACGCAGAACCCGCCGAAGGCGAGATCGACGCCGAAGTCATCACCCAGATGCAGGAGGCCTTCGGCGTCTACGGACGAGCGCTGCAGTCCGCGGGGGTTCTCGTCGCTGCCGAGGTGCTTGCTTCGGCCTCGGCGACGAAGACAGTCACACTGCGGACCGGGGCCCTTCAGATTCAGGATGGCCCGTTCGCGGATTCGAAGGAAGGTGTCGCCGGAGTGTTCGTCATCGACGTTCCCGACGAAGACGCGGCGTTGATGTGGGCGGAACGCTGCCCCGGCGCCCAATTCGGAGTCGTCGAAGTGCGAGCTGCTGCCACGTCGTTCGTGAACGGTTCGTGGACCTGA
- a CDS encoding LysR substrate-binding domain-containing protein — protein MELRQLKYFLAVGEELSFSRAAERCYVSQSAISLQIAKLEREMGEALFERTSRTVRLTVVGAQLVSIARHMMELEQTALALTARRRNQLRLTGNMTFAANAIAAIVAVRERHPEAEIDFVLKRFAEQIEAVTSGDCQVALIRGSVERSGLHVTELWTEDLVVVLADGHPLASEDNPSLEQLAAYPLLLPKRSEQILLHRVIEGAMKRSGLRLAFGPPVAPDHTASAELLNHPECWSIIYASTAESTPKTGLVFRTEAQHRLQLPVSAVVDASSPATDIQRDLIDALAATAPQGIWS, from the coding sequence ATGGAGCTGCGACAACTGAAGTACTTCCTTGCGGTCGGGGAGGAACTGAGCTTTTCGCGCGCGGCGGAACGCTGCTACGTCTCGCAATCTGCAATCAGTCTCCAGATAGCCAAGCTCGAGCGGGAAATGGGCGAGGCCTTGTTCGAGCGAACTTCCCGTACGGTTCGATTGACCGTCGTGGGAGCACAATTGGTGTCCATTGCGCGCCACATGATGGAACTCGAGCAGACGGCCCTGGCATTGACTGCTCGCCGCCGCAACCAGCTCCGCCTCACCGGCAACATGACCTTCGCGGCCAATGCCATTGCCGCCATCGTTGCAGTGCGGGAGCGTCATCCCGAGGCAGAGATCGACTTCGTGTTGAAACGATTCGCGGAGCAAATCGAAGCGGTGACGTCCGGCGACTGCCAGGTTGCGCTCATCAGGGGAAGCGTGGAGCGCTCCGGTCTGCACGTGACGGAGTTGTGGACCGAGGATCTGGTGGTCGTTCTCGCCGACGGCCATCCACTGGCGAGCGAGGACAATCCGAGCCTCGAGCAGCTGGCCGCGTATCCGCTGCTGCTTCCCAAACGCAGTGAACAGATTCTGCTGCACCGGGTCATCGAGGGAGCAATGAAGCGCAGCGGTCTGCGGCTCGCCTTCGGACCGCCGGTCGCTCCCGATCACACGGCGAGCGCCGAACTCCTCAACCACCCGGAATGCTGGTCGATCATCTACGCGAGCACCGCCGAGAGCACGCCGAAGACGGGGCTCGTCTTTCGCACCGAGGCACAGCACAGATTGCAACTGCCCGTCTCGGCAGTGGTCGATGCCTCGTCACCCGCGACAGACATTCAGCGTGACCTCATCGACGCGTTGGCCGCGACCGCTCCGCAAGGGATTTGGTCATGA
- a CDS encoding GGDEF domain-containing protein has protein sequence MTTLEGRPTERETFSAKRSGRHRRGMLSQGAAAFSDWFHQPHDYEWIVAHRSVRHLHTVIRGVFSLATLIFALTSAIMLFSPRGPQVLEGRLWVCFVLVVQVAVAYVLIVCPVPNKYGFIAFGIFGDVGLASVLACYDATAATMGSALFVITGAYCTFFLSPRWMVAHLVFSCGFVVFSAWRGWSSTGEHPATTLAVLTVIITAIAGVPVFAHIAWTAIAGDARRSARDPLTGLLNRRGFDSAVLDLWDSAVGKDESIAVAMVDVDKFKAVNDVYGHDAGDGVLTDIARRLERIVGDSGITARTGGEEFVVVMSGERTAVEFRLLEAVSAVHDKDDDVPITASFGVCVLESDSVLRHAGHSIIGRMLRSSDSMMYRSKAAGGNRMSVHSL, from the coding sequence GTGACGACACTCGAGGGTAGGCCGACCGAACGCGAGACGTTCAGCGCCAAGCGTTCCGGCAGACATCGACGAGGGATGTTGTCTCAGGGCGCAGCTGCGTTTTCGGATTGGTTTCACCAGCCGCACGATTACGAGTGGATCGTGGCGCATCGCTCGGTCCGACACCTGCACACGGTCATCCGGGGCGTCTTCAGCCTCGCGACCCTGATCTTTGCGCTGACGTCGGCAATAATGCTGTTCAGTCCGCGCGGACCGCAGGTTCTCGAGGGGCGACTGTGGGTGTGTTTCGTGCTCGTCGTGCAGGTTGCCGTCGCATACGTCCTCATCGTCTGCCCGGTGCCGAACAAGTATGGTTTCATCGCCTTCGGAATCTTCGGTGACGTCGGTCTCGCGTCCGTACTCGCGTGCTACGACGCGACAGCGGCCACTATGGGAAGCGCGCTGTTCGTCATCACAGGTGCGTACTGCACCTTCTTCCTCAGTCCTCGGTGGATGGTCGCCCACCTTGTCTTCTCCTGCGGCTTTGTCGTCTTCTCGGCGTGGCGAGGGTGGTCGAGCACCGGCGAACATCCGGCCACGACTCTCGCGGTGCTCACCGTGATCATCACGGCCATCGCGGGTGTGCCCGTTTTCGCCCACATCGCATGGACTGCGATCGCCGGCGATGCCCGGCGGTCGGCCCGCGATCCGCTGACCGGCCTGCTGAATCGGCGTGGCTTCGACTCCGCAGTACTCGACCTGTGGGATTCCGCGGTCGGTAAGGACGAGTCGATTGCTGTCGCGATGGTCGACGTCGATAAGTTCAAAGCGGTCAACGACGTCTACGGTCACGACGCCGGTGACGGGGTGTTGACCGACATCGCACGAAGGCTCGAACGAATCGTCGGCGACAGTGGGATCACGGCACGGACCGGCGGCGAGGAGTTCGTCGTCGTGATGTCGGGTGAGCGCACAGCTGTCGAATTCAGACTGCTGGAGGCGGTCTCGGCGGTCCACGACAAGGACGACGACGTACCGATCACGGCCAGCTTCGGGGTGTGCGTTCTCGAATCGGACTCGGTGCTGCGCCACGCCGGCCACTCCATCATCGGCCGAATGCTTCGGTCTTCGGATTCGATGATGTATCGGTCGAAGGCCGCAGGGGGCAACCGAATGTCCGTCCATTCGCTCTGA
- a CDS encoding NAD(P)/FAD-dependent oxidoreductase, with protein sequence MKADMYEVVIVGSGFGALAAAKSLGKAGVKFSLISSTTEHLFQPLLYQAATGMLSTGEIAPPIRRILAQYESADVRLGRVVDVDPDKHQVTYSAAGTSHTIGFGRLIVATGATQAYFGRDEFKERTFALKTVDDAIALREQILSCYETAHLTSDPVAKKELLSFVVVGAGATGVELAGQIRDLAHRYFAGSFPDISPDEVSVTLVDGVNEVLPAFGGKLSKYARAKLEKSGVEVVTGAMVTDIVDDTVTVQDVDTKTSRTIAAKTVIWSAGVQASDLAATLAERTGCETDRAGRLLVHEDLTVGSAKDIYAIGDVTSLNGLPGQSPVAMQQGRHVAKTIVGKVDAGTPFRYVDKGSMSIVGRFSAVARLFGKVDMSGPIAWVMWLAVHLMYMVGFRNRYVAVVSWLSSYIGDKRPHFQYTDRWAVRTEARVDEDQDQERQAA encoded by the coding sequence ATGAAAGCGGATATGTACGAGGTCGTCATCGTTGGATCGGGATTCGGAGCATTGGCAGCTGCCAAGTCCCTCGGCAAGGCCGGCGTGAAGTTCTCACTCATCTCCAGCACTACCGAGCACCTTTTTCAGCCGCTGCTCTATCAGGCCGCCACCGGGATGCTGTCGACGGGTGAGATCGCCCCGCCGATCCGGCGCATCCTCGCTCAGTACGAATCGGCAGACGTCCGTCTGGGCCGAGTCGTTGACGTCGACCCTGACAAGCACCAGGTCACCTACTCCGCAGCGGGCACTTCGCACACCATCGGCTTCGGACGGCTGATCGTCGCCACGGGCGCCACGCAGGCGTACTTCGGGCGCGACGAGTTCAAGGAACGAACATTCGCTCTCAAGACCGTCGACGACGCGATCGCCCTGCGCGAGCAAATCCTGAGCTGCTACGAAACCGCGCACCTCACCAGCGATCCGGTCGCCAAGAAGGAGCTGTTGAGTTTCGTCGTTGTCGGCGCCGGTGCGACAGGCGTCGAGCTGGCCGGCCAGATCAGGGATCTGGCACACCGGTACTTCGCCGGATCCTTCCCCGACATCAGTCCTGACGAGGTCAGCGTCACGCTCGTCGACGGTGTGAACGAAGTTCTGCCTGCATTCGGCGGCAAGCTGAGCAAGTACGCTCGGGCGAAGCTCGAGAAGTCCGGAGTCGAGGTCGTGACCGGAGCCATGGTCACCGACATCGTCGACGACACGGTGACCGTGCAGGACGTGGACACCAAGACCTCACGAACAATCGCCGCCAAGACTGTCATCTGGTCGGCCGGAGTGCAGGCAAGCGACCTTGCGGCCACGCTCGCGGAGCGCACTGGGTGCGAAACAGACCGTGCAGGAAGGCTTCTCGTTCACGAGGACTTGACTGTCGGATCGGCGAAGGACATCTACGCGATCGGCGACGTGACGTCGTTGAACGGTCTTCCGGGCCAATCGCCCGTAGCAATGCAGCAGGGTCGCCACGTCGCGAAGACCATCGTCGGCAAGGTCGATGCAGGCACACCGTTCCGCTACGTCGACAAGGGCAGCATGTCGATCGTCGGACGATTCAGTGCAGTCGCACGGCTTTTCGGCAAGGTCGACATGTCGGGGCCGATCGCCTGGGTCATGTGGTTGGCGGTCCACCTCATGTACATGGTGGGGTTCCGAAACCGATACGTCGCAGTGGTGTCGTGGTTGAGCTCGTACATCGGCGACAAGCGTCCGCACTTCCAGTACACAGACAGGTGGGCAGTCCGCACCGAGGCGCGAGTCGACGAAGACCAGGACCAGGAGCGGCAGGCAGCCTAG
- a CDS encoding DUF3556 domain-containing protein, which translates to MGFKEGNFPPVDPATFLDLPFRDRLRAMSTHWADHGFGTPKMVHTIYILKLIVLYIGAGVAVATLTSGHNPFEISTWWNEPVVYQKLLLWTLLLETVGLGGSWGPLAGHFKPMMGGALFWLRPGTIRLPPWPGKVPLTRGDTRTVFDVVVYAAILVNIVVALALPGVHTGSIDAAITDNAGLVRPTLMVSLAALLIVIGLRDKVIFIAARGEQYFPAVLIFGFLPFVDMIIALKLLIVTVWVGAGISKLGHHFSMVIPPMLSNTPWIPSTALKRAHYRNFPHDLRPSKVAGGVGHILGTLVEVATPLVLLFTTNAVVALAGVALMVAFHLFIISTFPLAVPLEWNLLFAFASVFLFLGFPNADGYAVWDFSTPALLAVIVAGLMFFPILGNLRPDLVSFLPSMRQYAGNWASATWAFAPGCEDKIDQFIKRPSQNTRTQLLATYPPEVADVVMHQLLGWRSLHSQGRALFSLMMNHLGDDIDTYTLREGEFSCNSIVAFNFGDGHLHDDKLIAAIQRRCNFAPGEFLVVWIESQPIHKNYQQYQVIDAALGVIERGRYKVADAIDEQPWLPNGPIPTTVTWTLDIDANRAATDPGTVEEPKMRDTTTTESGDSVGGPTSHRGNRV; encoded by the coding sequence ATGGGATTCAAAGAAGGAAATTTCCCTCCGGTCGACCCTGCTACTTTCCTCGACCTGCCGTTCCGAGACCGACTCAGGGCAATGTCGACGCATTGGGCCGACCACGGCTTCGGAACACCGAAGATGGTCCACACCATATACATTCTCAAATTGATCGTTCTCTACATCGGCGCTGGAGTCGCGGTTGCCACGCTCACCAGCGGACACAATCCGTTCGAGATCTCGACATGGTGGAACGAACCGGTCGTCTACCAGAAGTTGTTGCTCTGGACGCTCCTGCTCGAAACGGTAGGCCTCGGCGGATCCTGGGGACCTCTGGCCGGACACTTCAAACCCATGATGGGCGGCGCTCTGTTCTGGCTGCGCCCCGGGACCATTCGCCTTCCACCGTGGCCAGGCAAGGTTCCACTCACAAGGGGGGATACGCGAACCGTATTCGACGTCGTCGTCTACGCTGCGATTCTGGTCAATATTGTTGTCGCATTGGCACTTCCAGGAGTGCATACCGGCTCCATCGACGCCGCGATCACCGACAACGCGGGTCTCGTACGTCCTACGCTCATGGTCTCGCTCGCGGCACTGCTGATCGTGATCGGCCTGCGCGACAAAGTCATCTTCATCGCCGCCCGTGGTGAACAGTACTTCCCGGCGGTACTGATCTTCGGTTTCCTGCCGTTCGTCGACATGATCATCGCCCTCAAACTGCTCATCGTGACCGTATGGGTCGGAGCCGGCATCTCCAAGCTCGGCCACCACTTCTCCATGGTGATCCCACCGATGCTGTCGAACACTCCGTGGATCCCGTCGACGGCGCTCAAGCGCGCGCACTACCGGAACTTTCCACACGACCTTCGCCCCTCCAAAGTTGCCGGCGGTGTCGGACACATACTCGGAACACTGGTCGAGGTCGCAACACCTCTCGTGTTGCTCTTCACCACCAACGCGGTCGTCGCGCTTGCCGGTGTCGCGTTGATGGTCGCCTTCCACTTGTTCATCATCTCCACCTTCCCGCTCGCCGTTCCATTGGAATGGAACCTGCTGTTCGCGTTCGCATCGGTGTTCTTGTTCCTCGGATTCCCCAATGCCGACGGCTACGCCGTCTGGGACTTCTCCACACCCGCGCTGCTGGCCGTCATCGTGGCGGGTCTGATGTTCTTCCCGATCCTGGGCAACCTCCGACCCGACCTGGTCTCGTTCCTACCGTCGATGCGGCAGTACGCCGGAAACTGGGCCTCGGCCACCTGGGCGTTCGCCCCAGGTTGCGAGGACAAGATCGACCAGTTCATCAAGCGGCCCAGCCAGAACACCCGCACCCAGCTGCTCGCGACCTACCCGCCGGAAGTTGCCGACGTCGTGATGCACCAGCTGCTCGGATGGCGTTCGCTTCACAGCCAGGGCCGCGCCCTGTTCTCACTGATGATGAATCACCTCGGTGACGACATCGACACCTACACGCTCCGCGAAGGAGAGTTCTCCTGCAACTCGATCGTCGCGTTCAACTTCGGTGACGGACATCTGCACGACGACAAGCTCATCGCGGCCATTCAGCGCCGCTGCAACTTCGCTCCGGGCGAGTTCCTCGTCGTATGGATCGAATCGCAGCCGATTCACAAGAACTACCAGCAGTATCAGGTCATCGACGCAGCACTGGGAGTCATCGAACGCGGCAGGTACAAGGTCGCCGACGCCATCGACGAGCAGCCTTGGTTGCCGAACGGACCCATCCCGACGACCGTGACGTGGACACTGGACATCGACGCCAACCGCGCCGCAACCGACCCCGGCACTGTGGAGGAACCGAAGATGCGCGACACCACGACAACCGAGTCCGGTGACTCCGTCGGGGGACCGACCTCTCATCGGGGCAACCGGGTATGA
- a CDS encoding RNA polymerase sigma factor translates to MIDVEYVVRTSYGRLLALLASADGDIAAAEDALSDAFERALRTWPNDGVPANPDGWLLTTARNRRRDTWKSAAYRTSISLDPAEHTRAHLDTIDPDAVPDKRLQLMAVCAHPAIDRAVHTPLMLDVILGYTAADIARAFALPSSTLAARLGRAKKRIRDAGLSFELPDRTVLPERIDAILAAVYGAFAIDWHSTGSEVRDGLTGEALHLAETACDLLPDDAEAHGLAALICLSSARLPSRYSSGVFVPLSEQDFRLWDERLLARGEVHLRRAHGLVAAGASALGRFQLESAISAVHCARRHSGSTDWSTLRELYSVLQELTPTLGGAVALAVVTAETDGADVASNMLDALDGTDRFQPAWAVRAHLLAQLGEAEKSRAAYEKAISLTPDAPTRRYLERFVSGR, encoded by the coding sequence ATGATCGATGTCGAGTACGTCGTTCGCACCTCGTACGGCCGACTCCTCGCATTGCTCGCGTCGGCGGACGGTGATATTGCGGCGGCCGAGGACGCACTGTCGGATGCCTTCGAGCGTGCGTTGCGGACCTGGCCGAACGACGGCGTTCCCGCCAATCCGGACGGCTGGCTGCTGACCACCGCCAGGAACCGTCGACGCGACACCTGGAAGTCTGCTGCATATCGCACGTCGATCTCGCTGGACCCGGCCGAACACACACGGGCCCATCTCGACACGATCGACCCCGACGCGGTGCCGGACAAGCGACTGCAACTGATGGCAGTGTGCGCACACCCTGCCATCGACCGAGCCGTCCACACTCCGCTCATGCTCGACGTCATCCTCGGCTACACAGCGGCCGATATCGCACGAGCGTTCGCGTTGCCGTCGTCGACACTCGCGGCGCGGCTCGGTCGGGCCAAGAAACGAATCCGCGATGCAGGTCTTTCGTTCGAACTTCCGGATCGCACGGTGCTGCCGGAACGCATCGACGCCATCCTTGCCGCCGTCTACGGAGCGTTCGCCATCGACTGGCACAGCACTGGTTCGGAAGTACGTGACGGGTTGACCGGCGAGGCCCTCCATCTCGCGGAGACCGCGTGCGATCTGCTGCCCGACGACGCCGAGGCGCACGGTCTTGCTGCGCTGATCTGCCTGTCGTCCGCGCGACTTCCCTCCCGCTACTCCAGCGGAGTGTTCGTTCCACTGTCGGAGCAGGACTTTCGACTGTGGGACGAGCGTCTTCTCGCCCGCGGAGAAGTTCATCTGAGGCGCGCGCACGGACTGGTCGCCGCCGGAGCGAGCGCCCTCGGACGATTTCAACTCGAGTCCGCGATCTCCGCCGTGCACTGCGCCCGAAGACATAGTGGATCCACGGACTGGTCGACTCTCCGGGAGCTGTACTCGGTGTTGCAGGAGCTGACCCCGACGCTAGGCGGGGCAGTGGCTCTCGCGGTAGTGACCGCCGAGACCGATGGAGCGGATGTCGCGTCGAACATGCTCGATGCTCTCGACGGGACCGACCGCTTCCAGCCGGCGTGGGCCGTTCGTGCTCACCTGCTCGCACAACTGGGTGAAGCCGAGAAATCGCGCGCGGCATACGAGAAAGCGATCTCCTTGACTCCCGACGCGCCCACGCGTCGGTACCTGGAGAGGTTCGTCTCCGGGCGATGA
- a CDS encoding class I adenylate-forming enzyme family protein: MSAISYFTWNAGAERATRPCVRDDNTALTYDQFSARVDAFASQLSARGLGKGDVIAVMLPNRVELLTAMMAAWRIGAVATPVNPTFTQPEALYQIRDARARLVVTDDPDPVPGYPVISIDEIDTETTIDGGGGFDDQDPDDLALLIYTSGSTGRPKGVELTHTNLEFMASTMAQHFSLTHDDHCMLILPLFHVNAICVSVLAPLIVGGQVSITGRFSPSRFFDDVERLRPTYFSAVPTIYALLASQSDDVVRDTSSLRFGVCGAAPISKELLDKAESRFGLKIVEGYGLTEGTCASACNPPNGVRKLGTVGPALPGQTIAIADEQGTLLPVGAVGEVLISGPNVMRGYLERPDETARTVVDGWLHTGDIGRLDQDGYLTLVDRIKDMIIRGGENIYPKEIENALATHADILEAAVIGAPDVVYGEVPVAYVVTYPNTKVHEAELLDHLRERITKVKLPVAIHIVDSLPRNPVGKIDKPGLRLALRTPAVEPVR; this comes from the coding sequence GTGTCCGCCATCAGTTATTTCACGTGGAACGCTGGGGCCGAGCGCGCCACCCGTCCCTGCGTTCGCGACGACAACACCGCCTTGACCTACGACCAGTTCTCCGCGCGAGTCGACGCGTTCGCGTCGCAGTTGTCCGCTCGCGGTCTCGGCAAGGGTGATGTCATCGCGGTGATGCTCCCCAACCGCGTCGAATTGCTGACGGCAATGATGGCGGCATGGCGAATCGGAGCGGTCGCAACTCCGGTGAATCCCACGTTCACCCAGCCAGAAGCGCTGTACCAGATCCGCGACGCGCGTGCGCGGTTGGTGGTCACCGACGACCCTGATCCGGTGCCGGGATACCCCGTCATCTCGATCGACGAGATCGACACTGAAACAACAATCGACGGCGGGGGTGGCTTCGACGATCAGGACCCCGACGATCTCGCCCTGTTGATCTACACCTCGGGTTCGACCGGTCGCCCGAAAGGTGTCGAGCTCACGCATACAAATCTCGAGTTCATGGCTTCGACCATGGCGCAGCATTTTTCGTTGACTCACGATGACCACTGCATGCTGATACTGCCTCTGTTCCATGTCAACGCAATCTGCGTGAGTGTCCTGGCACCCCTGATCGTCGGTGGTCAGGTCAGTATCACCGGACGGTTCTCCCCATCACGGTTCTTCGACGATGTCGAGCGGCTCCGTCCCACCTATTTCTCAGCGGTCCCCACCATCTACGCACTTCTGGCCTCTCAGTCCGACGACGTCGTCCGTGATACGTCGTCCTTGCGGTTCGGGGTCTGCGGCGCTGCACCTATCTCGAAGGAACTGCTGGACAAGGCCGAATCGAGGTTCGGCCTGAAAATCGTCGAGGGATACGGTCTCACGGAAGGAACGTGCGCTTCTGCGTGCAATCCCCCGAACGGCGTTCGCAAACTGGGTACGGTCGGTCCAGCACTACCTGGTCAGACCATCGCCATCGCGGACGAGCAGGGCACGCTCCTGCCGGTTGGCGCAGTCGGGGAAGTCCTCATCAGCGGGCCGAACGTGATGCGCGGCTACCTCGAACGCCCCGACGAGACAGCACGAACCGTGGTCGACGGGTGGCTACACACCGGCGACATCGGCCGACTCGACCAGGACGGGTACCTCACGCTCGTCGACCGCATCAAAGACATGATCATCCGCGGTGGCGAGAACATCTACCCCAAGGAGATCGAGAATGCACTCGCCACCCATGCAGACATTCTCGAAGCTGCGGTCATCGGAGCACCGGACGTTGTCTACGGGGAAGTCCCCGTTGCGTACGTTGTGACCTACCCGAATACGAAGGTCCACGAAGCCGAGCTACTCGACCACTTGCGTGAGCGAATCACGAAAGTCAAACTCCCCGTTGCGATTCACATAGTCGATTCGCTACCCCGGAACCCGGTCGGCAAGATCGACAAGCCTGGTCTACGCCTGGCATTGCGGACGCCAGCGGTCGAACCCGTGCGCTGA
- a CDS encoding NAD(P)/FAD-dependent oxidoreductase: MTTAVVVGSGPNGLAAAVRLARAGVDVQVLEAADTIGGGTRSAELTLPGVIHDLCSAFHPMGAGSPYLATLDLERYGLNWKWADIDCAHPLDDGDAGLIHRSIDATADGLGTDGPRWHRMFGDIARNFDNLAADLMRPIANVPRHPLALAGFGPRALLPATVAARWWRTEKAKALFGGVAAHAYYRLDRPATSAVGLMITASGHRYGWPVAEGGSGSIAQSLASMLLDWGGKIDTGVSVRTASDIPPSDLVLLDTSPRGALSIYGDALPARVGKAYNKFRRAPAAFKVDFAIDGDVPWTNAGCARAGTVHLGGSFDEIAAHEKAVTQGVMPSRPFVLVGQQYLADPTRSAGTINPLYAYAHVPNGYTGDATEAVVRQIERFAPGFRDKIVATVVTSPADLEASNPNYLGGDIIGGANTELQVVLRPRIALDPYSVGLPGVYLCSASTPPGAGAHGMCGANAAESALRYLRRKGKDVQ, translated from the coding sequence ATGACCACCGCTGTCGTTGTCGGCAGCGGGCCCAATGGGCTCGCTGCCGCGGTTCGCCTCGCCCGCGCCGGCGTGGACGTTCAGGTGCTCGAAGCTGCTGACACCATCGGGGGCGGAACGCGCAGCGCCGAACTGACGTTGCCGGGGGTGATCCACGATCTGTGTTCGGCATTCCACCCAATGGGAGCAGGCTCTCCATACCTCGCCACCCTCGATCTCGAACGCTACGGCCTGAACTGGAAGTGGGCGGACATCGACTGCGCGCATCCGCTCGACGACGGCGACGCCGGACTCATCCACCGCTCGATCGACGCAACCGCCGATGGTCTCGGAACGGACGGACCCCGCTGGCATCGGATGTTCGGGGACATAGCCCGTAACTTCGACAACCTCGCGGCGGACCTGATGCGTCCCATCGCGAACGTGCCGCGGCACCCGTTGGCCCTGGCTGGGTTCGGCCCACGGGCACTGCTACCGGCCACGGTGGCTGCGCGATGGTGGCGCACCGAGAAGGCAAAGGCCTTGTTCGGCGGTGTGGCTGCCCACGCCTACTATCGTCTCGATCGCCCAGCCACCTCGGCAGTAGGGCTGATGATCACCGCGTCCGGCCATCGGTACGGCTGGCCGGTGGCAGAGGGTGGATCCGGATCGATCGCCCAATCGCTGGCTTCGATGCTGCTCGACTGGGGCGGCAAGATCGACACCGGCGTCAGTGTCCGAACCGCCTCCGACATCCCACCGTCGGATCTTGTGCTTCTCGACACGTCACCCCGCGGAGCACTCAGCATCTACGGTGATGCACTACCCGCCCGTGTCGGGAAGGCGTACAACAAGTTCCGTCGCGCCCCAGCAGCATTCAAGGTCGACTTTGCCATCGACGGTGATGTGCCGTGGACCAACGCGGGATGTGCTCGTGCCGGCACCGTCCATCTGGGTGGTTCTTTCGACGAGATTGCCGCACACGAGAAAGCTGTCACGCAGGGGGTGATGCCGTCCCGCCCGTTCGTACTGGTCGGTCAGCAGTACCTGGCGGATCCGACGCGATCGGCTGGGACTATCAACCCCCTCTATGCGTATGCGCATGTCCCCAACGGATACACCGGTGATGCGACGGAGGCTGTGGTCCGACAGATCGAGCGTTTCGCCCCGGGATTCAGGGACAAGATCGTCGCCACCGTCGTGACCTCACCCGCCGATCTGGAAGCCTCCAACCCGAACTATCTCGGTGGAGACATCATCGGAGGTGCGAACACCGAACTCCAGGTCGTACTCCGCCCGCGAATCGCCCTCGATCCCTACAGCGTCGGCCTCCCGGGGGTCTACCTATGCTCGGCATCGACACCACCCGGTGCGGGCGCACACGGAATGTGCGGAGCCAATGCCGCAGAATCCGCTCTTCGCTACCTGCGGCGCAAGGGAAAGGACGTGCAGTGA